AGGTCGGCGTACGTCGCGTACTGGGCGTTGGTGGCGAACTCCTTGAACATCAGGATGAAGGGGTTGTTCCCGACGATCGAATGTTCGTTCTGCAGGTCGTTGTGCAGGCCCAGGCCCTTGGCGGCCAGGTGCTCGCGGATCACGGCCATGGCCAGGTTAGTCCCGCCCTTGCCGCCCATTTCCGTCGGCCAGGCGAAGCGCAGGTGTCCCGCCTCGTCGGCCAGCTTGCGGGCCTGGCCCAGCAGGTCTTCCCACTCGTGGCGGGGCAGGCCGCCGCGGTCCCAGTCGGTCCGCGCCCACTCCCGGCGGTGATCGAAGAAGCGGATGTTGTCGTCCTTGCGCTCGAGCGGCTTGATCACGCGCTCGATGAACTCATCGAGTTCCCCAAGGTAAGCAACGAGTTCGGGGGGCAGATTGAAGTCCATGACGTTTCCCTTCGGTCAGCCGGTCTTGCGCCGTTTCGATTGATGTTCTCGATTTACAAGCCCACCCTCAGGCGGGCAGATCGTCAAGTCCGCAACTCTCCTGAGGCGCCCCTACGTCATGGAAGTCGATATTCCCGCCGCCCTCAATGTCCTGGCGCCGAAGCTGGGGGGAACGTCCGTCGAAAAGGCCCAGAGGCTGACCGGCGGGGCCAGCATGGAGACCTGGGCCTTCACCCTGGTGGGCGGCGGCGAGCCCCGACCCCTGATCCTGCGGCGTCGGTCGGTCCCGATGGATCCCGAGACCTCCCGGTCCGCCACCATGGCGGCGGAGGCGGCCCTGATCCGCGCTGCGGAGCACGCCGGCGCCCCGGTCGCGCCCCTGGTCCGGCTCTGCCAGCCCGAGGATGGCCTGGGCGAGGGTCACATCACCGGCTTCGTCGCCGGGGAGACCCTGGGCCGCAAGATCGTCGCGGATCCGAAGTTCGAAACGGTGCGGCCGCACCTGGCCCGCCAGTGCGGCCAGATCCTTGCGCGCATCCACACGATCCCCGCTGGCGCAGCGCCCCTGGCCACCGCCGACGCCCAGGGCGAGCTGGACCGCTATGAGGCCATCTACCGCTCTTCGGGGGCCGAACGGCCGATCCTGGAGATGGCGATCCAGCACATGCGGCGGAACCTGCCGCCGCCCCTGCCCAACGTCGTGCTGCATGGCGATTTCCGGAACGGCAACATGATGTTCGACCCCGACAAGGGGGTGGCCGCGGTGCTCGACTGGGAGCTGGCCCATGTGGGCGACCCGGCGGAGGACCTGGGCTGGCTGTGCGTGAACTCCTGGCGTTTTGGCCGGGCTGACCGCCCCGTCGGGGGCTTCGGCGAGTACCAGGACCTGCTGGAAGGCTACATCGAGGCTGGCGGCGCCGAGATCCCCCTGTCGCGGGTCCTGTTCTGGCAGGCCCTGGGGTCCCTGAAGTGGGGGATCATGTGCCTGATGATGTATTCCAGCTATGCGACAGGGGCGACAAACTCGGTGGAGCGTCCGATGATCGGGCGCCGGGTCTCCGAGACCGAGATCGACCTGGTGAACCTTCTGGAGGCGGGCCTGTGATCGAGCATCCCCGGGCGGACGAACTCATCGAGGCGGTGGCGGGCTGGGTGGAGTCCATCCGCCCCCAGCTGGATCCCCGCGACGCCTTCCTCTCGCGGGTGGCGGTCAACGCCCTCAACGCCGTCAAGCGCGAGCTGGTCCAGGGACCGGCCGCCGAGGCCGCTGCTGTGG
The sequence above is a segment of the Phenylobacterium parvum genome. Coding sequences within it:
- a CDS encoding phosphotransferase family protein, which codes for MEVDIPAALNVLAPKLGGTSVEKAQRLTGGASMETWAFTLVGGGEPRPLILRRRSVPMDPETSRSATMAAEAALIRAAEHAGAPVAPLVRLCQPEDGLGEGHITGFVAGETLGRKIVADPKFETVRPHLARQCGQILARIHTIPAGAAPLATADAQGELDRYEAIYRSSGAERPILEMAIQHMRRNLPPPLPNVVLHGDFRNGNMMFDPDKGVAAVLDWELAHVGDPAEDLGWLCVNSWRFGRADRPVGGFGEYQDLLEGYIEAGGAEIPLSRVLFWQALGSLKWGIMCLMMYSSYATGATNSVERPMIGRRVSETEIDLVNLLEAGL